From candidate division KSB1 bacterium:
TCATAGACCGCTATGGCAATCCGCTTTCTGGAGAAAAAATCCAATTTTCGGCACCATCCGGCGGTATGTTCATTGACGACAGTTTGCAACTCACAAATTCAGCGGGGGTGGGTTCATGCCGAATCCATTGTATAGACCGGGGCGGGGTTTACCAGTTCACAGCTCATACCTCGGATAGTTTAATCACACGCCTGACCGTGATCGTCAATGATCCGTATCATGTATTCAAAAACCGGTCACCCGACACAGTGTATGCCGACAGCCTGAATCAGATTGCCACGCTGGCAGCGCGAATCACACGACGAGACCGCAGTCCGTTGCCTGGCGTGACGGTAACATTCTCGCGCCTCGAAGGAACCGCCGAGTTTCACTCAGACTCGCTGTGTACAACGGATTCGACCGGCACAGCCACTTGTCGGGTCGGATTGGTACATCCCTGCCGTTCAGCTGTGTTCCGGGCCAAAACTCAACTGGACACGATACTGTTTGCTTTGGTGCATCGTAATAGTTTATCAGTTCATGATGATAATCCAGAGTCTGCCAATCAGGTACGCCTGCACTCGGCTTACCCCAATCCGTTCAATTCCCGAACAGTTATTTCATTTGAATTGCCCGTGTCAACCCGTGTCACACTGGCGCTCTATAACATCAAAGGCCGGTTAATTGCAACTCTGATCGACCGGAATATGCAGTCCGGTTTTCATTCCCTGACCTTTGATGCCCTAAATGATCAAGGTGTCCACTTGTCATCCGGTCTGTATTATCTGGTGCTGCGGACACCGGAATCCCGCAAGCACCGCCCGATACTGTTTCTGAAATAGCTGCCGCTTGCCGCATGGGGATTCACCAAGACGTGCAACGCCTGTACCGGAATGAAAGCCCGGCCGCACCATCCAGTCGGAGCGTTTACTCGAACAAACTACCCTGAACCGAACGCTTTTCCTCGCGCTCAATGCGTTCCAGTTCAGAAATCCGGTCCTCGAGCTCGGTGATAAGCTGCATCTGTTCTCCGGACATCAGTTTGGTGGCAAACTCTTTTTCCAGCAGTTCAAGCGTTTCATCCAGATTGGACGATTTGTAGCGCAACAGATCCAGATCTGTGAAATTTGACCAGTATTTATTCCAGTTCGGTAGATGTCGTTTTTGTTTAGACTTTCGTTCAGCTGCCATTCCCATGTTGATCTCCTTTTAATACATTCAGATTACGCGGCTTCTACCAATGGTTGTTCCTGATTATAATCTTGTTTGTGCTCTGCTTCATATTCATTCAACAAAGACAGCATCAGAGCTCGATAGGTTTTCAGGTCATGATGCCAATTAATCAAATTGCTTCTTACAATGCTATCTTGCAAATATTTGTTTTGAATATCCGTATCAATACGGCTCCATAGCTCGTTGAGCATAGAGGCTGTATTGGCGTGATTCATATGCACATAGGACATAAAGTGTTCGTAGGAATAATTCTTTTCATTGAATTTTTTGCTCAATTCAGAAACCAGGTTCTGCATTTCTGTTACGGGATCCAGCAGGGTATCAAGCCAGTCCGGCAGAGACAAAGACTTTGCAGTTTCGGCTCGTTTCATAAAATCACCTCCTAATATTTCCTCAACAGTCCGCGCACCAACCCGATCACGGAAAAATTTGGATGATCGCGGTCAATATATATCGGCTGCATGGTCGGATTTTCCGGCTGCAGTCGAATTCTGTCATGTTCTTTGTAAAAGCGTTTCACGGTCGCTTCATCATCGAGCAGCGCAATAACAATATCGCCGTTGTGACAGGACTGGGTCTGTTTGACCACAATAATATCCCCGTCGCGGATATCCGCGTCGATCATGCTCTGACCTTTGACACGCAGTAAAAACGTATCCTCATCGCCGGCCCATTCTTCATCCAGCATCATTTCACCTTCTTTATCTTCATACGCCAGCTGCGGCATGCCGGCCTGCACCTGACCGAGAATGGGGTAACTTTTTGCACCGCTGCGCGCCTCAAAATCCGGATTTGTATCCACAAGATTCAAAGAACGGGACTTGCCGTCGGTTTTGGTCAAATAGCCCTTTTCCCGCAAAACCTTGAGTATTTTATGAATCCCGGCGGTTGAGGACTGGCCGAACACATCCGCCAGTTCACGCACCGTCGGCGAATAGCCGTAATCCGTCTGATAGCTGCGCACGGCCTCGAGCACTTGCGCCTGTTTTGTCGTCAAATCATCCATAAGGTGAACAAACCATCTTTAAAGTGAACGTTTGTTTACCCTAAAGATAACATATTATCACCTATTTGTCAAGGATTTTTTTAAAATCCGAGTCCAAATCAGGAAAATAAAATTTTTATCATTCAAAACAACACTGCATAATCGCCCCTGAACTGGACGGATCAGTTCCCATGATACGACAAGGCATATATTTATGATGCATATCCCCATTACCCAAACACAGGAGAATCATATAAAGGAACGTCATATTATTCAGATCGCATCATTCTTATATTCTGCAGCTCGGTCTGAAATGTATGCATATCTTTGATGACGATCGCATTCAGACTGTGCAGTGCTTTTTCACAGGAATCGGCCGACTCGCCGCCGACAAGCATCGGCATATCACCGGACAGCAGACGCTTCAAACGTAAAAGCCGGGCGGCAATATCCGGATCTGCCGGCGGGAAAATAAAACTTGCAACAAGCGCTGCCGCATCCATCTGCTGATTTGATCGGGCGGCTTTTTAATTTGCATAATAGCTGTCAGAACATTACATTAAAACAAAAATTAGCAATAGGTCCACACATGCGCCTGATCCTCATATTCATATTGTTGAGTGTCGCTGCACTCACGGCACAGGAACTTGAAGAATATACACTGTTCGGCATGCTGCAAACAGCGCAGCTGAGTGAAATAAGCGGCATTGAACGGTCAGCACAATCGGATACCGTCCTGTGGGGCATCAATGACAGCGGCAACGCTCCCAACCTGTATGCTTTTTCAAAGACCGGAGTTCAGAGATCCTTTACGATAGAACATGCTGAAAACAGGGATTGGGAAGACCTGTCCGCGTTTCGCCGGAAGGGTCAGTCTTTTTTGATCATCGCGGACATTGGAGACAACAGAGCCGTGCGGGACCATTGTGTACTTTACATCATCAAAGAACCCGATCTGCGTTCATCCA
This genomic window contains:
- the lexA gene encoding transcriptional repressor LexA, yielding MTTKQAQVLEAVRSYQTDYGYSPTVRELADVFGQSSTAGIHKILKVLREKGYLTKTDGKSRSLNLVDTNPDFEARSGAKSYPILGQVQAGMPQLAYEDKEGEMMLDEEWAGDEDTFLLRVKGQSMIDADIRDGDIIVVKQTQSCHNGDIVIALLDDEATVKRFYKEHDRIRLQPENPTMQPIYIDRDHPNFSVIGLVRGLLRKY